AGTTTGTATTTTAGCTCAAGCTGTCTTAGCCGCTAGCTATGCTAGCATGTCATTACATTCCAGACCAAGTGTTGGCGGACGAAGTTTGACGTGAACAAGAAGCAGATGGGGGCATGCAGCAAGGACCAGGCCGTTAGTGACCTGATTGGTGTGTAGTCAGTTGGGTTCTACCAAGGACCAGGCCGTTAGGACCTGATTGGTGTGTAGTCAGTTGGGTTCTACCAAGGACCAGGCCGTTAGGACCTGATTGGTGTGTAATCAGTTTGGTTCTACCAAGGACCAGGCCGTTAGTGACCTGATTGGTGCATAGTCAGTTGGGTGTAACCACCATGTCCAGAGTTAATTAAAGGAGATGGAAGTTGACTCAGCAGGAATGTGACTGTGGTCTTGACTCATGACTGCCGATGTGGCGGTAATATGGCCACCACAACAGCCCCAGACACAAATACCAGTATAGGAACGAGTCAACAACATGATTTGGGTTTAACAGAATATGAGCTATGAAAAGCAGCATTTTTCACGCGACAGTTTTTAGTTTTATAGGACAACTGACTGAGATCAATCTGTGCATAGAATGGAAGACATTTGCATGTTTTAATTATATTAGATTAGATAGATTATAATTACATTCTTGGGGTTCTGAGATAGTAAAAGCATGCGAGGTATAGTCGCATCAAAGGATGTGTTAAATGGGGTGGTCAATTTATTCCGAACCACAGGTGAGTGAGAGGCACAGGAGGTTGATGGCACCGTAATTgcggaggacgggctcgtggtactGACTGTAGCGTAATAGCTGGAATAGTATCAAATGCATCAAAAATGGTTTACATTTTAatgccatgtgtttgatgccattccattcgctctgttccagccattattctGCAGTTCATATAACCGTGTTTTAACTAAAGGACTTTGTGAAGGACCTTCACAGGTTCACAGGCCTAATCTTCATGGATATGGCTTTCACAGAGTAGAAGGTCTTCCATCCCCTCCAGTTGACTCCAATCTGTGAGTTCAATCCCCATGTATAAAGACCGTTTGGGTTTGAGAAGTAACACTCGTTGTACCAGTAACCTCCGACCGCGTTGACTGCACAGTTGATGTCCTGGTCTCGGTCGAAGGTGGAGAACTTCATACCGCTGTGATAGGTGAGAGAGTCCCCTTGGTTCAAGCAGGAAACACAGGTCAGATGTTATGTAACCtatcagagccctggtcaaaatcaGTCTACTATGTCACAGTATGATCTAGGACCAGCCCCCGCCGTCCTTTCTATGTAATACTATTCATTATGATCTCTAataaactgatcccagatcagctctAAGATGGTGTATCTGTACGCCCCCCCCCTGTCCTTTCTATGTAATACTATTCATTATGATCTCCAataaactgatcccagatcagcttGTATCAGATCAGGTTGTATTCACTAGGAATCAAACAGAACCGAATGAGGGAACTTAGCTGAACTCTGGACTAATGAATACAGCCCAGATGTTTCTCTAAGGAAGTTTAAACTGTTCTCACCTGCTCCTCCATCTTTAAAGCCAGTAACCTGGAGTTTGTAGCCATCCAGTTCAGGATCTGTGACTTTGGGAGAGATGGCGAAGGAGGAGTAGAAAGCGTAGGCTTTCTGTCCGTCAAAGTCCTCCATGTCCACCCTCAACTCGTAATTCTTTTTCAGGGTCAGGAGGTAGATGGTGTCCAGACCTGCATCGAACAGACGAGAGGGGAACCTTTTTTAGAACAGAGATATTCAACTGTTACCCCTTACCAGGTTCACAGGCTGCTGGTTTTCTCTtctacctggtgtcccaggtctaaaccagtccctgaggAAGAGaaacaatgtgaaaaaatttAGTGGCGCTGGCGTCGAGGTCAAGAGTTGAGTTTTTAAAAGGATCTCTATTTCTATCATGCagatgtcttcggtcagcaaggagagtcatgtcttcggtcagcaagggagagtcatgtcttcggtcagcaagggagagtcatgtcttcggtcagcaagggagagtcatgtcttcggtcagcaaggagagtcatgtcttcggtcagcaagggagagtcatgtcttcggtcagcaagggagagtcatgtcttcggtcagcaagggagagtcatgtcttcggtcagcaagggaaagtcatgtcttcggtcagcaagggagagtcatgtcttcggtcagcaagggagagtcatgtcttcggtcagcaagggagagtcatgtcttcggtcagcaagggagagtcatgtcttcggtcagcaagggagagtcatgtcttcggtcagcacgggagagtcatgtcttcggtcagcacgggagagtcatgtcttcggtcagcacgggagagtcatgtcttcggtcagcaagggagagtcatgtcttcggtcagcaagggagagtcatgtcttcggtcagcaagggagagtcatgtcttcggtcagcaagggaaagtcatgtcttcggtcagcaagggaaagtcatgtcttcggtcagcaagggaaagtcatgtcttcggtcagaacggagagtcatgtcttcggtcagcacagagagtcatgtcttcggtcagcacgggaaagtcatgtcttcggtcagcacgggaaagtcatgtcttcggtcagcacgggaaagtcatgtcttcggtcagcacgggaaagtcatgtcttcggtcagaacagagagtcatgtcttcggtcagaacagagagtcatgtcttcggtcagaacagagagtcatgtcttcggtcagcacagagagtcatgtcttcggtcagcacagagagtcatgtcttcggtcagcacagagagtcatgtcttcggtcagcacagagagtcatgtcttcggtcagcacagagagtcatgtcttcggtcagcacagagagtcatgtcttcggtcagcacaggagagtcatgtcttcggtcagcacaggaaagtcatgtcttcggtcagcacaggaaagtcatgtcttcggtcagcacaggaaagtcatgtcttcggtcagcacaggaaagtcatgtcttcggtcagcacaggaaagtcatgtcttcggtcagcacaggaaagtcatgtcttcggtcagcacaggaaagtcatgtcttcggtcagcacaggaaagtcatgtcttcggtcagcacaggaaagtcatgtcttcggtcagcacaggaaagtcatgtcttcggtcagcacaggaaagtcatgtcttcggtcagcacaGGAAAGTCATGTCTTCGGGCCGGAccggagagtcatgtcttcggtcagcacaGCTTGCttcattttttttgtatatactgtaccagtcaaaagtttggtactgttggaaaataaattccagttgaagctggttgagagaatgccgagagtgaacaaagctgtcatcaaggcaaaagggtggctaccttgaagaatctcaaatataaaatatattttgatgtaacacttttttttggttactaccagattccatgtgttatttcatagttttgatgtcttcactgttattctacaatgtagaacatagtaaaaaataaagaaaagcccttgaatgagaagggtgtgtccaaactcttgactggaAGTGAATATATTAAGTGAATATATTAATTAGGTGACTATTAATTTAGTGAATATATTTTTGTACATGTTATTTTTTAACTGCTTTGGAGTAGTGTGGGAGGTTGCTTTTCTAGACGCACTGGTTTTACACACCGACTAAAGGGGATTGGTCCTGTTGTGATTTGGTCCTGTTGTGATTTGGTCCTGTTGTGATTTGGCCTTGTTGTGATTTGGCCTTGTTGCGATTGGTCCTGCCTAACTACTGACCGTCACAACAACATCACTATAACAGAGAAGTCAATTTAACAACCCAATGATTAATTTATATTATCCAGGGTTTTTCCATGGATGATCTGTCCTTGATGAGGCTTTTTGAAAGAAGTCCTTTACCCAGCCAGTACTCTCCTGCTGCGTGTCCAAAGCCGTTCTTGTACTGGTCCCATCCTCTGTAGAAGTTCACTGTTCCATCCATCCTCCTCTGAAACACCtggaaggaggggaagagaagaggagaggagaggagaaattgTAAGCATCTAGGCCATGTCGTCAAGTACTGACTCAGGAGAATTCAGTACCAACGGTTGATCAGACCTCTAATCTGGCTGACTAGTATGGTCTGGAGGGGTTGATGCTGACTAGTATGGTCTGGAGGGGTTGATGCTGACTAGTATGGTCTGGAGGGGTTGAGGCTGACTAGTATGGTCTGGAGGGGTTGAGGCtgactctagtctggtctggagggGTTGATGCtgactctagtctggtctggagggGTTGATGCtgactctagtctggtctggagggGTTGAGGCtgactctagtctggtctggagggGTTGATGCtgactctagtctggtctggagggGTTGATGCtgactctagtctggtctggagggGTTGAGGCtgactctagtctggtctggagggGTTGAGGCtgactctagtctggtctggagggGTTGAGGCtgactctagtctggtctggagggGTTGAGGCtgactctagtctggtctggagggGTTGAGGCtgactctagtctggtctggagggGTTGATGCTgactagtctggtctggagggGTTGAGGCtgactctagtctggtctggagggGTTGAAGCTGACTAGTATGGTCTGGAGAAGTTGAGGCTgactagtctggtctggagggGTTGAGGCTGACTAGTATGGTCTGGAGGGGTTGAGGCTGACTAGTATGGTCTGGAGGGGTTGAGGCCGACTCTAGTCTGGTCTGAACACTGGTTATGTACTCcgtttaacttcttgctcctacttgagacgcagacgtctcaagtaggcacctggaaatgcaaatgcgctacgctaaatgctaaatgtactcgttaaaactcaaacgttcattaaaacacacatgcagggtattgaattaaagctacactcgttgtgaatctagccaacaagtcagatttttaaaatgcttttcggcgaaagcatgagaagctattatctgatagcatgcaacaccccaaaatgcctgaaggcgacgtaaacaaaataattagcgtagccggcgctacacaaaaacgcagaaataaaatataaaacattcattacctttgatgatattctttgttggcactcctatatgtcccataaacatcacaaattggtctttttcccgaataaatccgtccatgaatgcccaaaatatccatttgtatagcctgtctgcatcacgaaaaaagctctcttccaacacgcaacgtcatgtttaaaaatgatataagttgcctatattctttgacaaaacacttcaacctacttttataacccaactttaggtatttgtaaacgttaataagcgatcaaattgatcactgggcgatctgtattcaatagcagctacaaaagaaaacagtgtccatttttcaatcttccaaaatcgattgaggtaggctggatggaatcacggatctatttgtaatgtctcaaaggatttttgtcaatgaaaatgacgtttttggcgacatcgtgtggaagcggtaggaattgcatcgtctccatattaaatttggtttcctttaaataatccatgaaaggggcgcatggatacttttttcagatttcattGACCAGTtttagtcacagccgtgatttaaccagttttagaaacttcagagtgttttctatccacacatactaatcatatgcaaatactatattcctggcatgagtagcaggacgctgaaatgttgcgcgatttttaacagaatgttcgaaaaaggagggggtaggataaagaggttaaaTAGTTTCCTACTAGGTGACCTACTCACAGTCCATTTCCCTCCGTCGGTGTCCATATCACAGTAGACGTATCGAGGAGAGTTGGGTCCAGCAGGGTACATCCTGTAGACACCACTGGTCTTAGAGCCGTCGTTGTAGATATCAGCACAGTCCAGAGGCTGGAACATCAGCCCCTTAGAATGAACTGCTACTGACAGCAGCAACACATGGAGAATCCTCAgggcctggaacacagagagCCTACTAAATGTGGATGTATTTTATGTCATTCCATGTGTGAAACAACATAATTTTCTGCTCAATATATGGAAATGCGTGTCTGTTTACATATAAACAGTCTGTAAAATGTTTCAGTTGTAAAATGAACCCTTCAACTTACATGCATTGTTGGGACGGTTAGCTGTCTTTTTCCAGTTGGTTTTCAGCCCGACAAGAAAAATAATGTGCTTGCGACTCTTATCCATCCTTTTTGTGTACTTTTTAGAAGGGGTGGGTTGATCATGATTGGCTGATTTATTATCAGGGAAGCAAACACGATTTCACAATATGGACATTTCCACTTCTGTAGTTTCCTGGACTCCTGGTCTTTTTAAACACAGTTTATCTTCTGTCCATATAGCCTAAGCTTTCTCAATGTTACACCATAACATGTGTGTACTCTACTTTTCTGCTCATATTTTGTTAGACAATTGTTGAATGTTGTTTACACAGTCAGGTTCCCTATCGCGGTCAGGTTCCATATCGCGGTCCCTTTCCCTCCCGTCAGGTTCCCTATCGCGGTCAGGTTCCATATCGCGGTCCCTTTCCCTCCCGTCAGGTTCCCTATCGCGGTCCCTTTCCCTCCCGTCAGGTTCCCTATCGCAGTCCCTTTTCCTCCCGTCAGGTTCCCTATCGCGGTCCCTTTCCCTCCCGTCAGGTTCCCTATCGCGGTCCCTTTCCCTCCCGTCAGGTTCCCTGTCCGTTAGTCTATAAAAGGCTGTTAACAGATGCAGTAGAAGAATGAAAGTAGTTGTTACGATTTCAAAGTTCTGCTCACGGGGTTCTTCGCTTTCTAAACATCCTGAAACTGTTTCCAACATTTAGAATTTTTTGATTAAAAATGTAGTAAGTACTCTGCAAAactctttaaaaaatgtttttaactaggcaagtcggttaagaacaaattcttatttaggctgttcaggggcagaacgacagatttttatcttgtcagctcggggattccatcTTGCTACCTCCTGGTtccaagtccaacgctctaaccactaagctacctgctggttactagtccaacgctctaaccactaggctacctcctggttccaagtccaacgctctaaccactaggctacctgctggttccaagtccaatgctctaaccactaggctaccttctggttactggtccaacactctaaccactaggctacctgctctaaccactaggctacctgctggttccaagtccaatgctctaaccactaggctaccttctggttactggtccaacactctaaccactaggctacctgctctaaccactaggctacctgctggttactagtccaacactctaaccactaggctacctgctctaaccactaggctacctgctggttactagtccaacgctctaaccactaggctacctgctggttccaagtccaatgctctaaccactaggctaccttctggttccaagtccaatgctctaaccactaggctacctgctctaaccactaggctacctgctggttccaagtccaatgctctaaccactagtctacctgctggttactagtccaacgctctaaccaataggctacctgctctaaccactaggctacctgctggttactagtccaatgctctaaccactaagctacctgctggttactagtccaatgctctaaccactaggctacctgctggttccaagtccaatgctctaaccactaagctacctgctggttccaagtccaatgctctaaccactaagctacctgctggttactagtccaactctctaaccactaggctacctgctggttccaagtccaatgctctaaccactaagctacctgctggttactagtccaatgctctaaccactaagctacctgctggttactgacccaacactctaaccactaggctacctgctggttactagtccaacgctctaaccactaggctacctgctggttactagtccaacactaaccactaggctacctgctggttccaagtccaatgctctaaccactaggctacctgctggttactagtccaatgctctaaccactaagctacctgctggttactgacccaacgctctaaccactaagctacctgctggttactgacccaacactctaaccactaagctacctgctggttactggtccaacgctctacctgctggttactggtccaacgctctaaccactaggctacctgctggttacttgtccaatgccctaaccactaggctacctgctggttacttgtccaatgctctaaccactaggctacctgctggttactggcccaacgctctaaccactaggctacctgctggttacttgtccaacgctctaaccactaggctacctgctggttactgacccaacgctctaaccactaagctacctgctggttactgacccaacactctaaccactaagctacctgctggttactggtccaacgctctacctgctggttactggtccaacgctctaaccactaggctacctgctggttacttgtccaacgctctaaccactaggctacctgctggttactggcccaacgctctaaccactaggctacctgctggttactagtccaacgttctaaccactaggctacctgctggttactggtccaacgctctaaccactaggctacctgctggttactagtccaacgctctaaccactaggctacctgctggttactagtccaacgttctaaccactaggctacctgctggttactagtccaacgctctaaccactaggctacctgctggttactagtccaatcttctacccactaggctacctgctggttacttgtCCAAtgttctacccactaggctacctgctggttactagtccaatgctctaaccactaagctacctgctggttactgacccaacgctctaaccactaagctacctgctggttactgacccaacactctaaccactaagctacctgctggttactggtccaacgctctacctgctggttactggtccaacgctctaaccactaggctacctgctggttacttgtccaacgctctaaccactaggctacctgctggttactggcccaacgctctaaccactaggctacctgctggttactagtccaacgttctaaccactaggctacctgctggttactggtccaacgctctaaccactaggctacctgctggttactagtccaatcttctacccactaggctacctgctggttactagtccaatgttctactggctgggctggaggtcgttgaagggtgagatgtggctgggggtcgttgaagggtgagatgtggctggaggtcgttgaagggtgagatgtggttgggctgggggtcgttgaagggtaagatgtggctgggctggaggtcgttgaagggtgagatgtggctgggctggaggtcgttgaagggtgagatgtggctgggctggaggtcgttgaagggtgagatgtggctggaggtcgttgaagggtgagatgtggcttggctggaggtcgttgaagggtgagatgtggctgggctggaggtcgttgaatggtgagatgtggctgggctggagttcgttgaagggtgagatgtggctgggctggaggtcgttgaagggtgagatgtggctggaggtcgttgaagggtgagatgtggctgggctgggggttgttgaagggtaagatgtggctgggctggaggtcgttgaagggtgagatgtggctgggctggaggtcgttgaagggtgagatgtggctgggctggaggtcgttgaagggtgagatgtggctgggctggagttcgttgaagggtgagatgtggctggaggtcgttgaagggtgagatgtggctggaggtcgttgaagggtgagatgtggctggaggtcgttgaagggtgagatgtggctggaggtcgttgaagggtgagatgtggctggggcggaggtcgttgaagggtgagatgtggctggggcggaggtcgttgaagggtgagatgtggctgggccggaggtcgttgaagggtgagatgtggctgggccggagttcgttgaagggtgagatgtggctgggccggagttcgttgaagggtgagatgtggctgggctggaggtcgttgaatggtgagatgtggctgggctggaggtcgttgaagggtgagatgtggctgggctggaggtcgttgaagggtgagatgtggctgggggtcgttgaagggtgagatgtggctgggccggaagtcgttgaagggtgagatgtggctgggccggaggtcgttgaagggtgagatgtggctgggccggaggtcgttgaagggtgagatgtggctgggccggaggtcgttgaagggtgagatgtggctgggccggaggtcgttgaagggtgagatgtgccTGGAGGTCGTTgtagggtgagatgtggctgggctggaggttgttgaagggtgagatgtggctgggggtcgttgaagggtgagatgtggcttggctggggtctttgaagggtgagatgtggctgggctggaggtcgttgaagggtgagatgtggctgggctggaggtcgttgaagggtgagatgtggctgggccggaggtcgttgaagggtgagatgtggctcggccggaggtcgttgaagggtgaaatgtggctgggccggaggtcgttgaagggtgagatgtggctgggccggaggtcgttgaagggtgagatgtggctgggccggaggtcgttgaagggtgagatgtggctgggccggaggtcgttgaagggtgagatgtggctgggccggaggtcgttgaagggtgagatgtggctgggccggaggtcgttgaagggtgagatgtggctgggccggaggtcgttgaagggtgagatgtggctgggccggaggtcgttgaagggtgagatgtggctgggccggaggtcgttgaagggtgagatgtggctggactggaggtcgttgaagggtgaaatgtggctgggggtcgttgaagggtgagatgtggcttggctgggggtctttgaagggtgagatgtggctggactggaggtcgttgaagggtgagatgtgccTGGAGGTCGTTgtagggtgagatgtggctgggctggaggtcgttgaagggtgagatgtggctgggggtcgttgaagggtgagatgtggcttggctggggtctttgaagggtgagatgtggctgggccggaggtcgttgaagggtgagatgtggctgggccggaggtcgttgaagggtgagatgtggctcggccggaggtcgttgaagggtgagatgtggctgggccggaggtcgttgaagggtgagatgtggctgggccggaggtcgttgaagggtgagatgtggctgggccggaggtcgttgaagggtgagatgtggctgggccggaggtcgttgaagggtgagatgtggctgggccggaggtcgttgaagggtgagatgtggctgggccggaggtcgttgaagggtgagatgtggctggaggtcgttgaagtgtgagatgtggctgggccggagttcgttgaagggtgagatgtggctgggccggaggtcgttgaagggtgagatgtggctgggctggaggtcgttgaagggtgagatgtggctgggctggaggtcgttgaagggtgagatgtggctgggctggaggtcgttgaagggtgagatgtggctgggggtcgttgaagggtgagatgtggctggactggaggtcgttgaagggtgagatgtggctgggggtcgttgaagggtgagatgtggcttggctgggggtctttgaagggtgagatgtggctgggctggaggtcgttgaagggtgagatgtggctgggctggaggtcgttgaagggtgagatgtggctggggttcgttgaagggtgagatgtggctggggttcgttgaagggtgagatgtggctggggtttgttgaagggtgagatgtggctgggggtcgttgaagggtgagatgtggctgggggtcgttgaagggtgagatgtggctgggggtcgttgaagggtgagatgtggctgggggtcgttgaagggtgagatgtggctgggggtcgttgaagggtgagatgtggctgggggtcgttgaagggtgagatgtggctgggggtcgttgaagggtgtgatgtggttggggtgggggtcgttgaagggtgagatgtggctgggctgggggtcgttgaagggtgagatgtggctgggctggaggtcgttgaagggtgagatgtggctgggctatAGGTCGTTGAAGTGTGAGATGTGGTTGTgccgggggtcgttgaagggtgagatgtggctgggccggaggtcgttgaagggtgagatgtggctgggggtcgttgaagggtgagatgtggctgggggtcgttgaagggtgagatgtggctgggtgtcgttgaagggtgagatgtggctgggtgtcgttgaagggtgagatgtggctgggggttgttgaagggtgagatgtggctgtgggtcgttgaagggtgagatgtggttgggctgggggttgttgaatggtgagatgtggctgggctggaggtcgttgaagggtgagatgtggctgggggtcgttgaagggtgagatgtggctgctggtcgttgaagggtgagatgtggctgggggtcgttgaagggtgagatgtggctgggccggagttcgttgaagggtgagatgtggctgggccggaggtcattgaagggtgagatgtggctgggccggaggtcgttgaagggtgagatgtggctgggccgggggtcgttgaagggtaagatgtggctgggccggaggtcgttgaagggtgagatgtggctgggccggaggtcgttgaagggtgagatgtggctggaggtcgttgaagggtgagatgtggttatgccgggggtcgttgaagggtgagatgtggctgggccggaggtcgttgaagggtgagatgtggctgggggtcgttgaaggttGAGATGTGGCTGGGTGTCGTTGAAggttgagatgtggctgggggttgttgaagggtgagatgtggctgggggtcgttgaaggggagatgtggctgggggtcgttgaagggtgagatgtggctgggggtcgttgaagggtgagatgtggctgggggtcgttgaagggtgagatgtggctgggggtcgttgaagggtgagatgtggctgggggtcgttgaagggtgagatgtggctgggggtcgttgaagggtgagatgtggctgggggtcgttgaagggtgagatgtggctgggggtcgttgaagggtgagatgtggctgggggtcgttgaagggtgtgatgtggttgggctgggggtcgttgaagggtgtgatgtggttgggctg
Above is a genomic segment from Oncorhynchus clarkii lewisi isolate Uvic-CL-2024 chromosome 33, UVic_Ocla_1.0, whole genome shotgun sequence containing:
- the LOC139393029 gene encoding microfibril-associated glycoprotein 4-like, translated to MHALRILHVLLLSVAVHSKGLMFQPLDCADIYNDGSKTSGVYRMYPAGPNSPRYVYCDMDTDGGKWTVFQRRMDGTVNFYRGWDQYKNGFGHAAGEYWLGLDTIYLLTLKKNYELRVDMEDFDGQKAYAFYSSFAISPKVTDPELDGYKLQVTGFKDGGAGDSLTYHSGMKFSTFDRDQDINCAVNAVGGYWYNECYFSNPNGLYTWGLNSQIGVNWRGWKTFYSVKAISMKIRPVNL